One segment of Panicum virgatum strain AP13 chromosome 1K, P.virgatum_v5, whole genome shotgun sequence DNA contains the following:
- the LOC120644893 gene encoding formin-like protein 7 isoform X3 — translation MKEMEDDHFEAHIRGIAADLLENFRDHSFMISNFGTRKEESPICHILSEYGMTLLDYPGHYEGCPLLTMEMIHCILKSSESWLSLGQHNLLLMHCEKGSWSVLAFMLAAHLIYLGQYSDEQKTLDMLYKQSSLELLEMFSPLNPMPSQIRYLRYISTRNVMPEWPPADRALTLDCVILRMIPNFQGQGGFRPIFRIYGPDPLMPPDQTPKVLFSTPKKSNLVRFYSQADELVKINLQCHVQGDVVLECINLYEDLDREEMVFRIMFNTAFIRSNILMLNRDHVDMLWNAKDQFPKDFRFEVIFSDMDAVTSHVTTEPVIHQEKQGLGVEEFAKVLDIFNHLDWLDGKRDTVPHTTQLKISAVTDGPELKISAVTDGPETFFDTREELESEILPVEINSSTVVLKLGNELATLVSTEPRHIRLDSSSANVKSESNTTTLSPLRTGPKTSAPSMELSSSAVMQQRSSSPIQPRRLMSDSAVQISESVSAEKSGSQTPVEHSTSPLMANKSASTASLIPLCTPPPLPPPPPTVSLLPVPAKLPKNTSTSTINISLRETVCPSTPSSEPSVPPQGLSRTGQLVKSQEPSNEIRGKLQSDSASGPSIFVLPSSSSLSLDKELSSTRASLPVDLPALRQTSDTTLLAIPETRSDTTLLPPPPPPPPPPPLPKSGMVLFPISQSEEVTITIEKVVPPPPPPPPPPPPPPPFSNSNPYTVSPIPSSQKRAQPPMPQAPALAKTSFSSPQPPPPPPPPPTPLLNNTDGSSQLQLLDKKDSATSKYPGTLSSTPKFLQTQSVPRLQTLPVPPPPPPPSKTRPVPPPPPPPSRASHVPPPPPPPSHTPPVPPPPPPPSQSFPSISKRNDVAATHRPPPPPPLPSHVTSSPPVPPAPPLPPPKLAVANNASQKSSTIRPPPPPPGPNPKVSAHSLPSKGSVISSNPPPPPAFSFGAKDRSTARSKSPRSLRASQSSKRTPLKPLHWVKVSRATQGSLWAETQKSDEASRAPEIDISELESLFSVMMPNMEAKRQRQHPSVTTKQEKVHLIDLQRSKNCEIMLRNIKMPLPDLMGSVLGLDDSIVDGDQVDYLIKFCPTKEEMELLKGYTGKKENLGNCEQFFMEMMKVPRVESKLRILSFKIKFVTQVADLKTSLNTINSVAEEVRSSVKLKRVMQTILSLGNALNQGTARGAAVGFRLDSLLKLSDIRARNNRMTLMHYLCKILSDKLPEVLDFNRDLAHLEPASKIQLKELAEEMQAITKGLEKVEQELSISEKDPPETEIFYKKLKEFLADAQAEGRSLALLYSTAGKSADSLAHYFGEDPVRCPFEQVVSTLLSFVRTFERAHAENVKQMELEKKRAQTEAEKEKAKLAAHKKGESQEPGNSDR, via the exons ATGAAAGAGATGGAAGATGACCATTTTGAAGCTCATATTAGAGGCATTGCAGCAGATCTCCTGGAAAATTTTCGTGATCACTCATTCATGATCTCAAATTTTGGGACTAGGAAGGAAGAAAGCCCTATATGCCACATTTTATCTGAATATGGTATGACTTTATTGGACTACCCTGGTCACTATGAGGGATGCCCACTCCTCACCATGGAAATGATTCACTGCATCTTGAAGTCCAGCGAAAGCTGGCTTTCCTTGGGTCAGCATAACTTACTGCTAATGCACTGTGAAAAAGGGAGTTGGTCTGTTCTGGCTTTCATGTTAGCTGCTCATCTAATATACCTGGGGCAGTATTCCGATGAGCAGAAAACACTGGATATGCTCTACAAACAATCATCTTTGGAACTTTTAGAAATGTTTTCACCTCTGAATCCCATGCCTTCTCAAATAAGATATTTGCGCTATATCTCAACGAGGAATGTCATGCCTGAGTGGCCTCCAGCTGATAGAGCCCTCACATTAGATTGTGTTATTTTGAGGATGATTCCAAATTTTCAAGGTCAAGGTGGTTTCCGTCCAATATTCAGGATATATGGCCCAGATCCACTCATGCCCCCTGATCAGACTCCAAAAGTTCTTTTTTCAACTCCAAAGAAAAGCAACCTTGTCCGTTTTTACTCACAG GCAGATGAACTGGTGAAAATAAACCTTCAATGTCATGTCCAAGGAGATGTTGTCCTAGAGTGTATCAATTTGTATGAGGATCTGGATCGTGAGGAGATGGTCTTCCGGATCATGTTCAATACAGCATTCATCCGGTCGAACATCTTGATGCTTAACCGTGATCATGTAGACATGTTATGGAATGCAAAAGACCAATTCCCTAAAGATTTTCGGTTTGAG GTTATCTTTTCCGATATGGACGCAGTTACTTCACATGTCACAACTGAGCCTGTTATTCATCAAGAGAAACAAGGACTTGGGGTTGAAGAATTTGCTAAGGTCCTAGATATCTTTAACCATTTAGACTGGTTGGATGGGAAGAGAGATACTGTACCTCACACAACCCAGCTAAAGATCTCAGCCGTTACTGATGGCCCTGAGCTAAAGATCTCAGCCGTTACTGATGGCCCTGAGACTTTCTTTGATACTCGAGAAGAACTTGAGTCTGAAATTTTACCTGTTGAAATTAATTCTTCTACTGTTGTTCTGAAGCTCGGAAATGAATTGGCTACGCTTGTCAGCACGGAACCAAGACATATTCGCCTAGATTCAAGTTCAGCTAATGTTAAATCCGAATCAAATACTACAACACTATCTCCTTTGCGAACAGGACCTAAGACCAGTGCTCCATCAATGGAATTATCTTCAAGTGCAGTCATGCAACAACGATCATCTTCACCTATTCAGCCTCGGCGACTGATGTCTGACTCCGCAGTCCAAATATCAGAATCAGTATCAGCTGAGAAGTCTGGTTCACAAACTCCAGTTGAGCATTCAACTTCACCTCTGATGGCAAATAAATCAGCATCAACAGCATCGCTTATACCCTTATGCacacctcctcctcttcctccccctccaCCCACTGTCTCATTACTCCCTGTTCCCGCTAAGTTACCCAAAAATACTAGCACAAGTACCATCAATATCTCCCTTAGAGAAACCGTGTGCCCCTCTACACCTTCTTCAGAACCATCAGTCCCTCCTCAAGGTTTGTCAAGAACTGGACAGCTTGTTAAGTCACAAGAACCGTCTAATGAAATTCGTGGGAAGTTACAATCTGATAGTGCTTCAGGTCCTAGCATTTTCGTGTTGCCgtcctcttcttcattgtcaCTGGATAAGGAATTAAGCAGTACAAGAGCATCTCTCCCAGTGGATTTGCCTGCATTACGTCAGACTTCAGACACTACACTTTTAGCAATACCAGAGACAAGATCAGATACtacgctgctgccgccgccgccgccaccaccaccacctccacctcttCCAAAATCAGGCATGGTACTGTTTCCTATCTCACAGAGTGAAGAGGTAACAATCACTATAGAAAAAGTCgtaccaccacctcctccacctccacctccaccaccaccaccaccaccattttcaaattcaaacccaTATACAGTATCTCCAATTCCATCTTCACAAAAGAGAGCCCAACCTCCAATGCCCCAGGCCCCAGCATTGGCAAAAACATCGTTTTCGTCTCcacagccaccgccaccgccaccacctccgcctACTCCGCTGCTTAATAACACTGACGGCTCATCTCAACTGCAGTTACTAGATAAAAAGGATAGTGCAACGTCAAAATATCCAGGCACACTATCTTCGACACCTAAGTTTTTACAAACACAAAGTGTTCCGCGGCTGCAAACACTGCCtgttccacctccaccacctcctccatctaAAACACGGCCtgttccacctccaccacctcctccatctcGAGCATCACAtgttccacctccaccaccacctccttctCATACACCGCCtgttccacctccaccacctccccctTCACAAAGTTTTCCATCCATAAGTAAGAGAAATGATGTGGCAGCCACTCATCGACCTCCGCCTCCCCCACCATTGCCATCCCATGTTACTTCTTCACCGCCAGTGCCCCCTGCACCCCCATTACCTCCTCCTAAGCTAGCTGTGGCCAACAATGCTTCACAGAAGTCATCAACAATccgaccaccaccacctccaccagGCCCCAATCCTAAGGTTTCAGCACATTCTTTACCTAGTAAGGGAAGTGTTATCAGTTCTAACCCTCCCCCACCTCCGGCATTTTCATTTGGTGCAAAGGACCGTAGCACAGCTCGCTCAAAAAGCCCTAGAAGTTTACGTGCCAGCCAGTCATCTAAGAGGACTCCACTGAAACCATTGCACTGGGTGAAAGTATCAAGAGCGACACAGGGAAGTTTATGGGCTGAAACACAGAAGTCTGATGAAGCATCTAG GGCTCCAGAGATTGATATTTCTGAGCTTGAAAGTCTTTTCTCTGTAATGATGCCAAATATGGAGGCAAAACGACAGCGACAACATCCTTCTGTCAcaacaaaacaagaaaaagtTCATCTG ATTGACCTTCAACGCTCAAAGAATTGTGAAATTATGCTGAGAAATATCAAGATGCCACTGCCTGATCTAATG GGTTCAGTGCTTGGCCTTGATGATTCCATAGTTGATGGTGATCAAGTAGATTACTTGATAAAGTTCTGTCCAACTAAGGAAGAAATGGAACTTCTCAAG GGTTATACAGGCAAAAAGGAGAACCTAGGGAACTGTGAACAG TTCTTCATGGAAATGATGAAAGTACCTAGGGTGGAGTCAAAACTGAGAATCTTATCATTTAAGATTAAGTTTGTTACACAG GTTGCAGACCTAAAAACTAGTTTGAATACCATCAATTCTGTTGCTGAAGAG GTTAGGAGCTCTGTCAAGCTTAAGCGAGTGATGCAAACTATTCTTTCTTTGGGGAACGCATTAAACCAAGGAACTGCTAGGG GTGCAGCTGTTGGATTTAGACTGGATAGTCTTCTTAAGCTCAGTGATATACGGGCACGTAATAACAGGATGACTCTCATGCATTATTTATGCAAG ATTCTTTCGGACAAGCTTCCTGAAGTTCTTGACTTCAACAGGGATCTTGCACACTTAGAACCTGCCTCAAAG ATACAACTTAAGGAGCTGGCAGAAGAAATGCAAGCAATAACTAAAGGATTGGAAAAAGTCGAGCAGGAGCTATCAATATCTGAAAAAGATCCTCCAGAGACagagatattttacaag AAATTGAAGGAATTCCTTGCTGATGCCCAAGCTGAAGGAAGGTCATTAGCTTTGCTTTACAGCACTGCG GGGAAAAGTGCTGATTCCCTAGCACATTATTTCGGTGAAGATCCTGTGCGGTGTCCTTTCGAGCAAG TTGTCTCAACATTGCTAAGCTTCGTGAGAACTTTTGAGCGTGCCCACGCTGAGAACGTTAAACAGATGGAGCTGGAGAAGAAACGAGCCCAAACGGaagcagaaaaagaaaaggccaAGCTTGCTGCTCACAAGAAGGGGGAATCGCAGGAGCCTGGAAATTCAGATCGTTGA
- the LOC120644893 gene encoding formin-like protein 7 isoform X5 produces MVFRIMFNTAFIRSNILMLNRDHVDMLWNAKDQFPKDFRFEVIFSDMDAVTSHVTTEPVIHQEKQGLGVEEFAKVLDIFNHLDWLDGKRDTVPHTTQLKISAVTDGPELKISAVTDGPETFFDTREELESEILPVEINSSTVVLKLGNELATLVSTEPRHIRLDSSSANVKSESNTTTLSPLRTGPKTSAPSMELSSSAVMQQRSSSPIQPRRLMSDSAVQISESVSAEKSGSQTPVEHSTSPLMANKSASTASLIPLCTPPPLPPPPPTVSLLPVPAKLPKNTSTSTINISLRETVCPSTPSSEPSVPPQGLSRTGQLVKSQEPSNEIRGKLQSDSASGPSIFVLPSSSSLSLDKELSSTRASLPVDLPALRQTSDTTLLAIPETRSDTTLLPPPPPPPPPPPLPKSGMVLFPISQSEEVTITIEKVVPPPPPPPPPPPPPPPFSNSNPYTVSPIPSSQKRAQPPMPQAPALAKTSFSSPQPPPPPPPPPTPLLNNTDGSSQLQLLDKKDSATSKYPGTLSSTPKFLQTQSVPRLQTLPVPPPPPPPSKTRPVPPPPPPPSRASHVPPPPPPPSHTPPVPPPPPPPSQSFPSISKRNDVAATHRPPPPPPLPSHVTSSPPVPPAPPLPPPKLAVANNASQKSSTIRPPPPPPGPNPKVSAHSLPSKGSVISSNPPPPPAFSFGAKDRSTARSKSPRSLRASQSSKRTPLKPLHWVKVSRATQGSLWAETQKSDEASRAPEIDISELESLFSVMMPNMEAKRQRQHPSVTTKQEKVHLIDLQRSKNCEIMLRNIKMPLPDLMGSVLGLDDSIVDGDQVDYLIKFCPTKEEMELLKGYTGKKENLGNCEQFFMEMMKVPRVESKLRILSFKIKFVTQVADLKTSLNTINSVAEEVRSSVKLKRVMQTILSLGNALNQGTARGAAVGFRLDSLLKLSDIRARNNRMTLMHYLCKILSDKLPEVLDFNRDLAHLEPASKIQLKELAEEMQAITKGLEKVEQELSISEKDPPETEIFYKKLKEFLADAQAEGRSLALLYSTAGKSADSLAHYFGEDPVRCPFEQVVSTLLSFVRTFERAHAENVKQMELEKKRAQTEAEKEKAKLAAHKKGESQEPGNSDR; encoded by the exons ATGGTCTTCCGGATCATGTTCAATACAGCATTCATCCGGTCGAACATCTTGATGCTTAACCGTGATCATGTAGACATGTTATGGAATGCAAAAGACCAATTCCCTAAAGATTTTCGGTTTGAG GTTATCTTTTCCGATATGGACGCAGTTACTTCACATGTCACAACTGAGCCTGTTATTCATCAAGAGAAACAAGGACTTGGGGTTGAAGAATTTGCTAAGGTCCTAGATATCTTTAACCATTTAGACTGGTTGGATGGGAAGAGAGATACTGTACCTCACACAACCCAGCTAAAGATCTCAGCCGTTACTGATGGCCCTGAGCTAAAGATCTCAGCCGTTACTGATGGCCCTGAGACTTTCTTTGATACTCGAGAAGAACTTGAGTCTGAAATTTTACCTGTTGAAATTAATTCTTCTACTGTTGTTCTGAAGCTCGGAAATGAATTGGCTACGCTTGTCAGCACGGAACCAAGACATATTCGCCTAGATTCAAGTTCAGCTAATGTTAAATCCGAATCAAATACTACAACACTATCTCCTTTGCGAACAGGACCTAAGACCAGTGCTCCATCAATGGAATTATCTTCAAGTGCAGTCATGCAACAACGATCATCTTCACCTATTCAGCCTCGGCGACTGATGTCTGACTCCGCAGTCCAAATATCAGAATCAGTATCAGCTGAGAAGTCTGGTTCACAAACTCCAGTTGAGCATTCAACTTCACCTCTGATGGCAAATAAATCAGCATCAACAGCATCGCTTATACCCTTATGCacacctcctcctcttcctccccctccaCCCACTGTCTCATTACTCCCTGTTCCCGCTAAGTTACCCAAAAATACTAGCACAAGTACCATCAATATCTCCCTTAGAGAAACCGTGTGCCCCTCTACACCTTCTTCAGAACCATCAGTCCCTCCTCAAGGTTTGTCAAGAACTGGACAGCTTGTTAAGTCACAAGAACCGTCTAATGAAATTCGTGGGAAGTTACAATCTGATAGTGCTTCAGGTCCTAGCATTTTCGTGTTGCCgtcctcttcttcattgtcaCTGGATAAGGAATTAAGCAGTACAAGAGCATCTCTCCCAGTGGATTTGCCTGCATTACGTCAGACTTCAGACACTACACTTTTAGCAATACCAGAGACAAGATCAGATACtacgctgctgccgccgccgccgccaccaccaccacctccacctcttCCAAAATCAGGCATGGTACTGTTTCCTATCTCACAGAGTGAAGAGGTAACAATCACTATAGAAAAAGTCgtaccaccacctcctccacctccacctccaccaccaccaccaccaccattttcaaattcaaacccaTATACAGTATCTCCAATTCCATCTTCACAAAAGAGAGCCCAACCTCCAATGCCCCAGGCCCCAGCATTGGCAAAAACATCGTTTTCGTCTCcacagccaccgccaccgccaccacctccgcctACTCCGCTGCTTAATAACACTGACGGCTCATCTCAACTGCAGTTACTAGATAAAAAGGATAGTGCAACGTCAAAATATCCAGGCACACTATCTTCGACACCTAAGTTTTTACAAACACAAAGTGTTCCGCGGCTGCAAACACTGCCtgttccacctccaccacctcctccatctaAAACACGGCCtgttccacctccaccacctcctccatctcGAGCATCACAtgttccacctccaccaccacctccttctCATACACCGCCtgttccacctccaccacctccccctTCACAAAGTTTTCCATCCATAAGTAAGAGAAATGATGTGGCAGCCACTCATCGACCTCCGCCTCCCCCACCATTGCCATCCCATGTTACTTCTTCACCGCCAGTGCCCCCTGCACCCCCATTACCTCCTCCTAAGCTAGCTGTGGCCAACAATGCTTCACAGAAGTCATCAACAATccgaccaccaccacctccaccagGCCCCAATCCTAAGGTTTCAGCACATTCTTTACCTAGTAAGGGAAGTGTTATCAGTTCTAACCCTCCCCCACCTCCGGCATTTTCATTTGGTGCAAAGGACCGTAGCACAGCTCGCTCAAAAAGCCCTAGAAGTTTACGTGCCAGCCAGTCATCTAAGAGGACTCCACTGAAACCATTGCACTGGGTGAAAGTATCAAGAGCGACACAGGGAAGTTTATGGGCTGAAACACAGAAGTCTGATGAAGCATCTAG GGCTCCAGAGATTGATATTTCTGAGCTTGAAAGTCTTTTCTCTGTAATGATGCCAAATATGGAGGCAAAACGACAGCGACAACATCCTTCTGTCAcaacaaaacaagaaaaagtTCATCTG ATTGACCTTCAACGCTCAAAGAATTGTGAAATTATGCTGAGAAATATCAAGATGCCACTGCCTGATCTAATG GGTTCAGTGCTTGGCCTTGATGATTCCATAGTTGATGGTGATCAAGTAGATTACTTGATAAAGTTCTGTCCAACTAAGGAAGAAATGGAACTTCTCAAG GGTTATACAGGCAAAAAGGAGAACCTAGGGAACTGTGAACAG TTCTTCATGGAAATGATGAAAGTACCTAGGGTGGAGTCAAAACTGAGAATCTTATCATTTAAGATTAAGTTTGTTACACAG GTTGCAGACCTAAAAACTAGTTTGAATACCATCAATTCTGTTGCTGAAGAG GTTAGGAGCTCTGTCAAGCTTAAGCGAGTGATGCAAACTATTCTTTCTTTGGGGAACGCATTAAACCAAGGAACTGCTAGGG GTGCAGCTGTTGGATTTAGACTGGATAGTCTTCTTAAGCTCAGTGATATACGGGCACGTAATAACAGGATGACTCTCATGCATTATTTATGCAAG ATTCTTTCGGACAAGCTTCCTGAAGTTCTTGACTTCAACAGGGATCTTGCACACTTAGAACCTGCCTCAAAG ATACAACTTAAGGAGCTGGCAGAAGAAATGCAAGCAATAACTAAAGGATTGGAAAAAGTCGAGCAGGAGCTATCAATATCTGAAAAAGATCCTCCAGAGACagagatattttacaag AAATTGAAGGAATTCCTTGCTGATGCCCAAGCTGAAGGAAGGTCATTAGCTTTGCTTTACAGCACTGCG GGGAAAAGTGCTGATTCCCTAGCACATTATTTCGGTGAAGATCCTGTGCGGTGTCCTTTCGAGCAAG TTGTCTCAACATTGCTAAGCTTCGTGAGAACTTTTGAGCGTGCCCACGCTGAGAACGTTAAACAGATGGAGCTGGAGAAGAAACGAGCCCAAACGGaagcagaaaaagaaaaggccaAGCTTGCTGCTCACAAGAAGGGGGAATCGCAGGAGCCTGGAAATTCAGATCGTTGA